One genomic window of Polyangium aurulentum includes the following:
- the speA gene encoding biosynthetic arginine decarboxylase, producing MSSTHEHRRDEWTTDDAKDQYLINRWGRGYFDVSPEGNITVAPLQERGRKISIIDVLEAAREQGLRAPLLIRFQDLLHHRVRALNEAFNKAIADVKYRGNYRGVFPIKVNQLKEVVEEILEAGKTYHYGLEVGSKPEIFAGLSVHTDNESLIICNGYKDENYVRCAMIGRKLGKKVILVAEKLSEVRMIVRVAKEMNVEPMIGLRVRLMTEGAGKWAESGGEHAKFGLSTAEVLAACGIMSQAGMSSAFKLLHFHIGSQVPDILVIKRAVREAARHYAKLRKMGQRIEYMDVGGGLAIDYDGSRSTFHSSMNYSVEEYARDIVHNIADICDDEKVPHPHIVSESGRAIVAHHSVLVVQAFGSIEKTPVTPIDIQAEEHKLIQTLLETRENLTTTNLTESWHDILQVKEESQKMFELGLLNLDVKARVEVLFWEIAERMQTLAASLDPEEAPEDVVQLRSKLADQYICNFSVFQSLLDHWALGSLFPIVPIHRLNERPASESTLVDITCDSEGKVSKFIDLSDVKETLPLHVLQGEQPYYLGIFLTGAYQDIMGDIHNLFGRVNEVHVFLDDDEDCGYYIEETIAGNQIREVLGMTQYDTQGLISKVKAQVDGAIKQDLLKPTEGMRLLADYERGLKDQTYLSF from the coding sequence TTGAGCAGCACGCACGAGCACCGCAGAGACGAGTGGACCACGGACGACGCGAAGGATCAGTACCTGATCAATCGCTGGGGCCGCGGCTACTTCGATGTCAGCCCCGAGGGCAACATCACGGTGGCGCCGCTCCAGGAGCGCGGCAGGAAGATCTCGATCATCGACGTCCTCGAGGCAGCGCGAGAGCAAGGCCTGCGCGCGCCTCTGCTCATCCGCTTCCAGGATCTGCTGCACCACCGCGTGCGCGCGCTGAACGAGGCCTTCAACAAGGCCATCGCCGACGTGAAGTACCGCGGCAACTACCGCGGCGTCTTCCCGATCAAGGTGAACCAGCTCAAGGAAGTGGTGGAGGAGATCCTCGAGGCGGGGAAGACCTACCACTACGGCCTCGAGGTCGGCTCGAAGCCCGAGATCTTCGCCGGTCTCAGCGTCCACACCGACAACGAGTCGCTCATCATCTGCAACGGCTACAAGGACGAGAACTACGTCCGCTGCGCGATGATCGGCCGCAAGCTCGGCAAGAAGGTCATCCTCGTGGCGGAGAAGCTCTCCGAGGTGCGGATGATCGTCCGCGTGGCCAAGGAGATGAACGTCGAGCCGATGATCGGGCTGCGCGTGCGCCTGATGACCGAGGGCGCGGGCAAGTGGGCCGAGAGCGGCGGTGAGCACGCGAAGTTCGGCCTGTCGACGGCCGAGGTGCTCGCGGCTTGCGGGATCATGAGCCAGGCGGGGATGAGCTCGGCGTTCAAGCTCTTGCACTTTCACATCGGCTCGCAGGTGCCCGACATCCTGGTCATCAAGCGCGCGGTGCGCGAGGCGGCGCGGCACTACGCGAAGCTCAGGAAGATGGGCCAGCGCATCGAGTACATGGACGTCGGCGGCGGCCTCGCGATCGACTACGACGGCTCGCGCTCGACGTTCCACTCGTCGATGAACTACTCCGTCGAGGAGTACGCGCGCGACATCGTGCACAACATCGCCGACATCTGCGACGACGAGAAGGTGCCGCACCCGCACATCGTCTCCGAGTCGGGCCGCGCGATCGTTGCGCACCACTCGGTGCTCGTGGTGCAGGCGTTCGGCTCGATCGAGAAGACGCCCGTCACGCCGATCGACATCCAGGCCGAGGAGCACAAGCTCATCCAGACCCTGCTCGAGACGCGGGAAAACCTCACCACGACGAACCTGACCGAGTCGTGGCACGACATCCTCCAGGTGAAGGAGGAGTCGCAGAAGATGTTCGAGCTCGGGCTGCTCAACCTCGACGTGAAGGCGCGCGTGGAGGTGCTCTTCTGGGAGATCGCGGAGCGGATGCAGACGCTCGCCGCGTCGCTCGATCCGGAGGAGGCACCCGAGGACGTGGTGCAGCTTCGGAGCAAGCTCGCCGATCAGTACATCTGCAACTTCTCGGTGTTCCAGTCGTTGCTCGATCACTGGGCGCTCGGCTCGCTCTTCCCGATCGTGCCGATTCACCGCCTGAACGAGCGCCCTGCTTCGGAGAGCACGCTGGTCGACATCACGTGCGACTCCGAGGGCAAGGTCAGCAAGTTCATCGACCTGAGCGACGTGAAGGAGACCTTGCCGCTGCACGTGCTGCAGGGCGAGCAGCCGTATTACCTCGGCATCTTCCTGACCGGCGCGTACCAGGACATCATGGGCGACATCCACAACCTCTTCGGTCGCGTGAACGAGGTCCACGTCTTCCTCGATGACGACGAGGACTGCGGCTACTACATCGAGGAGACGATCGCCGGAAACCAGATCCGCGAGGTTCTGGGGATGACCCAGTACGACACGCAGGGCCTCATCTCGAAGGTGAAGGCGCAGGTCGACGGGGCGATCAAGCAGGACCTGCTGAAGCCCACCGAGGGAATGCGCCTGCTCGCCGATTACGAGCGCGGGCTCAAGGACCAGACGTATCTGAGCTTCTGA
- a CDS encoding DUF2169 family type VI secretion system accessory protein, which translates to MDFDSLCENVSWTNPGCDTSMDARGRDVLIVVAKLAYRVSPEGAPRHIVVPVRRMEQGDEGGGLRFPNDLEADEKPGTDVGLVGTAHPAARGGDQRTAYIWLSVGGLRKVVLAHGPRTYTKTWRGVVPSDPAPLTGPVPLRYDAAFGGVDPLTRASEPRNPIGRGFSSDPARLVGLPAPQLEPVAEGAAEPHPAHGAFAPIPGHWEPRRSFAGTYDAAWARSRAPVRPRDFQSRFHNWAVPGLWSATPLLGDEPFEVGGVLPEGVWRFRLPRYAVTFESVVEGRRSAHSTHLDSILIDADTRVVELTWRASFVLPKKWEKVERILVQGVGELPEEVIMPPDARRSAAAIRAGERS; encoded by the coding sequence ATGGATTTCGACTCCCTCTGCGAAAACGTGAGCTGGACGAATCCGGGTTGCGACACCTCCATGGATGCCCGCGGCCGCGACGTCCTCATCGTCGTCGCCAAGCTCGCATACAGGGTCTCGCCCGAGGGCGCGCCTCGTCACATCGTCGTGCCCGTGCGCCGCATGGAGCAGGGCGACGAGGGCGGCGGGCTGCGTTTTCCCAATGACCTCGAGGCCGACGAGAAACCCGGCACCGACGTGGGCCTCGTCGGCACGGCCCACCCCGCGGCGCGGGGCGGCGATCAGCGCACCGCGTATATCTGGCTGTCCGTGGGCGGCCTGCGAAAGGTCGTCCTCGCGCACGGGCCGCGCACGTACACGAAGACCTGGCGTGGCGTGGTCCCCTCGGATCCCGCGCCCCTCACCGGCCCCGTGCCGCTCCGCTACGACGCCGCGTTCGGCGGGGTCGATCCGCTCACGCGCGCGTCGGAGCCCCGCAACCCCATCGGACGCGGCTTTTCGAGCGATCCGGCCCGGCTCGTCGGGCTGCCCGCGCCGCAGCTCGAGCCCGTGGCCGAGGGCGCCGCCGAGCCTCACCCGGCGCACGGAGCCTTCGCGCCGATCCCCGGGCATTGGGAGCCGCGACGCTCGTTTGCCGGGACATACGACGCGGCGTGGGCGCGGAGCCGCGCGCCCGTGCGGCCCCGCGATTTTCAGTCACGCTTTCACAACTGGGCGGTCCCCGGGCTGTGGAGCGCGACGCCGCTCCTCGGCGACGAGCCCTTCGAGGTGGGCGGCGTGCTGCCCGAGGGCGTCTGGCGCTTTCGCCTGCCCCGTTATGCGGTCACCTTCGAGAGCGTCGTCGAGGGCCGGCGCTCGGCGCATTCGACCCACCTCGACAGCATCCTCATCGACGCCGACACGCGCGTCGTCGAGCTGACCTGGCGGGCGTCGTTCGTGCTGCCGAAGAAATGGGAGAAGGTCGAGCGCATCCTGGTCCAGGGCGTCGGTGAGCTGCCCGAAGAGGTGATCATGCCGCCCGATGCACGCAGGTCCGCGGCTGCCATCCGCGCAGGAGAGAGGTCATGA
- a CDS encoding type VI secretion system Vgr family protein codes for MSKETRRIEIDLQIDGETWEAVTARIEEGLSELGGAWIEIAAGEDIDLERLIEEEAVVVLRVEGEEARRFTMHMARGRFIDERDGHLRFELELRPALWFLGLEKNTRKFRDQTTEAIVSRVLDGSRVRHAWRNRRQSGSRPYCVQYRETNLAFVQRLLEFEGFYFSFDPDGTMIIADTSSASPDVEGDAAFELIEAAGALAHGQLGITSFERGAAVGSGKATVNDYNWKTPKLPLLASATGARDAHLEVYDYPTGYRDPDTGAVLAKLRLEALEAQKRFVEGTSTVPSFAPARRFEMSHDEAIGFGGLYLLVHVEHVYSAEQEGARYENRFRAIPASVPFRPALVTPHPVIDGNHTAMVRGPVGEEIHTDQYGRAKVQFHWDREAKGTDEDSRWIRTLQEISTSIALSRVGWEMSVGYIDGDPDRPIGLARQINGQMVPTYSQPAFRNRMTIRTETYPGKQGFNELRMEDSSGSMTMDWHAQKDYKNVVQHDRTETIGNNLTVLVKKQASRTVEKNQTVDIGGNETRSVQRDVVVKVEKDRTHSIGGSETIDVTAEAQTSVKGNDTETVGGSRITRAGNDESGAIDRSVQERFTRIVGGASIALAGGSVAHQAGKLLVEAIGGSKLTVAVKESIKQAVIDNLSTVVAGLVLRKSKDDMSVSSKQSKVEVGVSAIFQSAERVELRSTEIEITADAQFTLTAGGLAIEMTPDMVKIQGPVKLDSDEKIKISGNPDKLTP; via the coding sequence ATGAGCAAGGAAACGCGGCGGATCGAGATCGATCTCCAGATCGACGGCGAGACGTGGGAAGCGGTCACGGCTCGCATCGAGGAGGGGCTCAGCGAGCTCGGGGGCGCGTGGATCGAGATCGCGGCCGGCGAGGACATCGATCTCGAGCGGCTCATCGAGGAAGAGGCAGTGGTCGTCCTGCGCGTCGAGGGCGAGGAGGCGCGCCGCTTCACCATGCACATGGCGCGCGGCCGCTTCATCGACGAGCGCGACGGGCACCTGCGCTTCGAGCTGGAGCTGCGGCCGGCGCTCTGGTTTTTGGGTCTCGAGAAGAACACGCGCAAGTTCCGCGACCAGACGACGGAGGCCATCGTCTCGCGCGTCCTCGACGGCAGCCGCGTGCGCCACGCGTGGCGCAACAGGCGGCAGTCCGGATCGCGCCCGTACTGCGTGCAGTATCGCGAGACGAACCTCGCCTTCGTGCAGCGTCTGCTCGAGTTCGAGGGCTTCTATTTCAGCTTCGATCCCGACGGGACGATGATCATCGCCGACACTTCGTCTGCCTCTCCCGATGTCGAGGGCGACGCGGCCTTCGAGCTGATCGAGGCGGCGGGGGCGCTCGCGCACGGGCAGCTCGGGATCACCTCGTTCGAGCGCGGCGCGGCGGTGGGCTCGGGCAAGGCCACCGTCAACGATTACAACTGGAAGACGCCGAAGCTGCCGCTGCTCGCCTCGGCGACGGGCGCGCGCGACGCGCACCTCGAGGTCTACGATTACCCGACCGGCTATCGCGATCCGGACACGGGCGCGGTCCTGGCGAAGCTGAGGCTCGAGGCGCTCGAGGCGCAGAAGCGATTCGTGGAGGGCACGAGCACCGTGCCCTCGTTCGCGCCGGCGCGGCGCTTCGAGATGTCGCACGACGAGGCGATCGGCTTCGGGGGGCTTTATCTGCTCGTGCACGTCGAGCACGTCTACAGCGCCGAGCAAGAGGGCGCCCGCTATGAAAACCGCTTCCGCGCCATCCCGGCGAGCGTGCCCTTCCGCCCGGCGCTCGTGACGCCTCACCCGGTGATCGACGGCAACCACACGGCCATGGTGCGCGGCCCGGTGGGCGAGGAGATTCACACCGATCAATACGGTCGGGCCAAGGTCCAGTTCCACTGGGATCGCGAGGCCAAGGGTACGGATGAGGATTCGCGCTGGATCCGCACGCTGCAGGAGATCTCCACCTCGATCGCGCTCTCGCGCGTGGGCTGGGAGATGAGCGTCGGCTACATCGACGGCGACCCGGACAGACCCATCGGCCTCGCCCGCCAGATCAACGGGCAGATGGTGCCGACGTACAGCCAGCCCGCGTTCAGAAATCGGATGACGATCCGCACGGAGACCTATCCGGGCAAGCAGGGCTTCAACGAGCTGCGCATGGAGGATTCGTCCGGATCCATGACCATGGATTGGCACGCGCAGAAGGATTACAAGAACGTGGTCCAGCACGACCGCACCGAGACCATCGGCAACAACCTCACCGTGCTCGTGAAGAAGCAGGCGAGCCGCACGGTCGAGAAGAATCAGACCGTGGACATCGGTGGCAACGAGACCCGGAGCGTGCAGCGCGACGTGGTCGTCAAGGTCGAGAAGGACAGGACGCACTCCATCGGGGGCTCCGAGACCATCGACGTCACCGCGGAGGCCCAGACCTCGGTGAAAGGGAACGATACGGAGACGGTGGGCGGCTCGCGCATCACGCGCGCGGGCAACGACGAGAGCGGCGCGATCGATCGGTCGGTCCAGGAGCGCTTCACGCGGATCGTCGGAGGCGCGAGCATTGCGCTCGCCGGCGGGTCGGTCGCCCATCAGGCCGGCAAGCTGCTCGTCGAGGCGATCGGGGGCTCGAAGCTCACCGTGGCCGTGAAGGAGAGCATCAAGCAGGCCGTGATCGACAACCTGAGCACCGTCGTGGCGGGGCTCGTGCTGCGCAAGTCGAAGGACGACATGAGCGTATCGTCGAAGCAATCGAAGGTCGAGGTGGGCGTCTCGGCGATATTCCAATCCGCCGAGCGCGTCGAGCTGCGCAGCACCGAGATCGAGATCACGGCGGACGCGCAATTCACGCTCACGGCCGGCGGGCTCGCGATCGAGATGACGCCTGACATGGTGAAGATCCAGGGTCCCGTCAAGCTCGACAGCGACGAGAAGATCAAGATCAGCGGCAACCCCGACAAACTGACGCCTTGA
- a CDS encoding DUF305 domain-containing protein, with the protein MTTHRAARGLTLRMKQALASASAIAVVVALPVAFAGCSEKEDAPAAARPPGESAGPYEVQFMRSMIEHHRGAVMMAGLCLDRAEHAALRDLCGEIITAQEREIASMQGWLEAWYGMEPEEPDEHATTPHAHGMAELSSLQGRQFEAAFLEEMIGHHATAVEDASECQRVAVHPEMLSLCGNIGTSQRQEIARMESWQGQWFRAGETRR; encoded by the coding sequence GTGACGACCCACCGAGCTGCGCGGGGGCTCACCCTGCGCATGAAGCAAGCGCTCGCGAGCGCGTCCGCGATTGCCGTCGTCGTCGCCCTTCCGGTCGCGTTCGCCGGCTGTTCCGAGAAGGAAGACGCGCCGGCGGCTGCCCGTCCCCCGGGGGAGTCTGCCGGGCCGTACGAGGTCCAGTTCATGCGGAGCATGATCGAGCACCACCGCGGCGCGGTCATGATGGCTGGGCTCTGTCTGGACAGGGCCGAGCACGCGGCATTGCGCGACCTCTGCGGGGAGATCATCACCGCGCAGGAGCGCGAGATTGCCAGCATGCAGGGCTGGCTCGAGGCGTGGTACGGCATGGAGCCCGAGGAGCCGGACGAGCACGCGACGACGCCGCATGCCCACGGAATGGCGGAGCTGTCGTCGCTGCAGGGCCGGCAATTCGAGGCGGCCTTTCTGGAGGAGATGATCGGACACCACGCGACGGCCGTCGAAGACGCGAGCGAATGCCAGCGCGTGGCCGTGCATCCCGAGATGCTCTCGCTCTGCGGGAACATCGGGACGTCGCAGCGTCAGGAGATCGCGCGCATGGAGAGCTGGCAGGGGCAGTGGTTCCGTGCCGGGGAGACGCGGCGGTGA
- a CDS encoding type VI secretion system Vgr family protein, which produces MANQDPLLYFIELGGETYRLTTIRGEEAISRTYRFEIELRVDPDDPLDPDAVVGTDATLVLARETTLRRVQGVVTKIQRAATRKGNAGGGRVRLVLEPRLATTRHRVDIRIFRDKTAPQIVAEVIGAHGISVLQSLVGSYVERPYCVQMRESDLDFAARLLEDEGIFYVVDDGGRMILGDFTSAYADGPGALPFTHDHGLLGQRDAVYQIGWTGRATAGKVSLRDFNPERPRLDMDVSAKGPTAWGPEWYDYPGEYELPAQGKAKVELRAEALACQKRRLAGRSVCAELRPGIRFSLFDAPPGVDDDEYVVTRVDHAWDRTEKSFSIAFEALPGTTVYRPPVETYVPTLTNPLTGFVTGPAGADIHTDSWGRVKVHFPWDRLQPKDDTCSHWIPVLQDNTGRSSAMPRTGWEVLCHFLEGDPDRPVVLGRVFNAADPFMEELPLRKMRISLQSLTSPRSSDGASGYNMIRFDDLAGAQTIDVYAQRDQNIVVANNQDEKVDAVESRTVKGNEAVRIGADERVAVSVDNVGKVDGNQSVSIGGSRSAKVTGNHTDAVNDNHSLTIGGSHVRSAGVDDNVAIAHDLTEIIGGIVLEGTGKTNTVMAGEKSVLVAGGSIFEVAELGKNEGADKPRVESVSGIVFSQADEKHGARVKESRTTTVGGPYVVSALKEILLSGLRKLTIKAPIIGFKGPSITLKVGETVIHMKNGRIDMKTSKELSIETQQQNNLGTSTSSQN; this is translated from the coding sequence GTGGCGAATCAGGATCCGCTCCTTTACTTCATCGAGCTCGGCGGCGAGACCTACCGGCTGACGACGATCCGCGGCGAGGAAGCCATCTCGCGGACATACCGGTTCGAGATCGAGCTGCGCGTCGATCCCGACGACCCTCTCGATCCCGACGCGGTGGTGGGCACCGACGCGACGCTCGTCCTCGCGCGTGAAACGACGCTGCGGCGCGTGCAGGGCGTCGTGACGAAGATCCAGCGCGCCGCGACGCGCAAGGGGAATGCGGGCGGCGGCCGCGTGCGGCTCGTCCTGGAGCCTCGCCTCGCCACGACACGCCATCGCGTCGACATTCGCATCTTCCGCGACAAAACCGCGCCCCAGATCGTGGCCGAGGTCATCGGCGCCCACGGCATCTCGGTCCTCCAGAGCCTCGTCGGCTCGTACGTCGAGCGCCCGTACTGCGTGCAGATGCGCGAATCGGATCTCGATTTCGCCGCGCGGCTGCTCGAGGACGAGGGCATCTTCTACGTGGTCGACGACGGAGGCCGCATGATCCTCGGCGATTTCACCTCGGCCTACGCCGACGGGCCCGGCGCCCTGCCTTTCACGCACGATCACGGGCTGCTCGGGCAGCGCGACGCGGTCTATCAGATTGGCTGGACGGGGCGCGCGACGGCGGGCAAGGTGTCGCTGCGCGATTTCAACCCGGAGCGCCCGCGCCTCGACATGGACGTGAGCGCGAAGGGCCCGACGGCATGGGGCCCGGAGTGGTACGATTATCCAGGCGAATACGAGCTACCCGCCCAGGGAAAGGCCAAGGTCGAGCTGCGCGCCGAGGCGCTCGCCTGCCAGAAGCGGAGGCTCGCCGGTCGATCGGTGTGCGCCGAGCTTCGGCCCGGCATCCGCTTCTCGCTCTTCGATGCGCCCCCCGGCGTCGACGACGACGAATACGTGGTGACGCGCGTCGATCACGCCTGGGATCGCACCGAGAAATCGTTCTCCATCGCCTTCGAGGCGCTGCCCGGCACCACGGTGTATCGCCCGCCGGTCGAGACCTACGTCCCCACGCTCACCAATCCGCTCACGGGCTTCGTGACGGGTCCGGCGGGGGCCGACATCCACACCGATTCGTGGGGCCGCGTGAAGGTGCACTTCCCCTGGGACAGGCTCCAGCCGAAGGACGACACCTGCTCGCACTGGATTCCGGTTTTACAGGACAACACGGGACGCTCGTCGGCGATGCCGCGCACGGGCTGGGAGGTGCTCTGCCATTTCCTGGAGGGCGACCCCGATCGCCCGGTCGTCCTCGGGCGCGTCTTCAACGCGGCAGACCCTTTCATGGAGGAGCTGCCTCTGCGCAAGATGCGCATCTCGTTGCAATCGCTCACCTCGCCCCGATCGTCGGACGGGGCCTCCGGGTACAACATGATCCGGTTCGACGACCTCGCGGGGGCGCAGACGATCGACGTCTACGCGCAGCGCGACCAGAACATCGTCGTCGCCAACAACCAGGACGAGAAGGTCGACGCGGTGGAGTCGCGGACCGTCAAGGGCAACGAGGCGGTGCGTATCGGCGCCGACGAGCGCGTCGCCGTCAGCGTGGACAACGTCGGCAAGGTCGACGGCAATCAGTCGGTGAGCATCGGAGGGAGCCGGTCCGCCAAGGTGACGGGCAATCACACGGACGCGGTGAACGACAACCATTCGCTCACGATTGGCGGCAGCCACGTGCGAAGCGCGGGCGTCGACGACAACGTGGCCATCGCGCACGACCTCACCGAGATCATCGGGGGCATCGTGCTCGAGGGGACCGGCAAGACGAACACGGTCATGGCCGGGGAAAAGTCGGTGCTGGTCGCGGGCGGCTCCATCTTCGAGGTGGCGGAGCTCGGCAAGAACGAGGGAGCGGACAAACCGCGCGTGGAGTCGGTGAGCGGCATCGTCTTCAGCCAGGCGGACGAGAAGCACGGGGCGCGCGTGAAAGAGTCGCGCACGACGACCGTGGGCGGCCCGTACGTGGTCTCCGCGCTCAAGGAAATCCTGCTCTCGGGCCTCCGGAAGCTCACCATCAAGGCGCCGATCATCGGCTTCAAAGGGCCGAGCATCACGCTCAAGGTGGGCGAGACGGTCATTCACATGAAGAATGGCCGTATCGACATGAAGACGTCGAAGGAGCTGTCGATCGAGACGCAGCAACAGAACAACCTCGGCACCTCGACCTCGTCGCAGAACTAG
- a CDS encoding type VI secretion system Vgr family protein, with product MERAFAELTVQGIEVRRVLAARGVEAISTLFRYDVDAEIELPLPDADTLIGAEASLTLRDAAGRERTVTGVVAEASARVFDNERARATMVLRPTIWRQTLGRDCYASQDVTVRDVVDDVLADYTGKYRWELIRDYPRYPYRVQYREDDWTYVSRLLEEEGIYYWFDHEAASVAVFSDDSTVAGDMPGGPLLPFVRESALLPKRDAVTELGSASAAVTHRFAAKSFDLARPLVPIQASAGAGRREVYDAPGGGTNMEAILEARVRDQREAHIAAHQGVEGLAMSVRPFPGRALAVEGHPLARLDGRYLVTRIDVQGDEHKPCSTRFSAIRANVPFRPLRLTPEAKQAGLQLGQVVGPDGQEVHPDELARVRTILHWDRLGPRNEKGGTWMRVAQRGAPGSMLFPRMGWNVATFNEEGGVDAPSLLCRIHDGEHPPEYKLPYNMTRVVWKTATVPANGTTNEIYFEDKDGAEEMFWNASRDMNYRVLDAKYETVRNDSTRTIGVNHDLTVEDTFDERVIGDQRISVGGDETLTVAGTRMKTVAGNEDETVGGSRTLTVGGAHIGSVRGNRTLVVGGSLIELTPNNITMRARDALTVVCGSVLKIAGEDVSETAREIAIQAVGGSKLELAKKDRSLDVRKDYNESVAGPIVLQSNGTYMDTAELTSLWKAAVSLVGEAPEVHIEAVETVRIKCGESILTLTKDTISITGKALDLSGAHLDADAALIEHN from the coding sequence ATGGAACGTGCGTTTGCCGAGCTGACGGTGCAGGGGATCGAGGTGCGGCGCGTGCTCGCGGCCCGCGGCGTCGAGGCGATCTCGACCCTCTTCCGATACGACGTCGACGCGGAGATCGAGCTGCCGCTGCCCGACGCCGACACGCTCATCGGCGCCGAGGCGAGCCTCACGCTGCGCGATGCGGCGGGGCGCGAGCGCACGGTGACGGGCGTCGTCGCCGAGGCGAGCGCGCGGGTCTTCGATAACGAGCGCGCGCGCGCCACCATGGTTCTGCGCCCGACCATCTGGCGGCAGACCTTGGGCCGCGACTGCTACGCCTCGCAGGACGTGACGGTGAGGGACGTCGTCGACGACGTGCTCGCCGATTACACGGGCAAATATCGCTGGGAGCTCATCCGCGATTACCCGCGCTACCCGTACCGGGTGCAATACCGCGAGGACGACTGGACCTACGTGAGCCGGCTCCTCGAGGAGGAGGGCATCTATTACTGGTTCGATCACGAGGCGGCGTCGGTGGCCGTCTTCTCGGACGACTCCACGGTGGCCGGGGACATGCCGGGCGGCCCGCTCTTGCCGTTCGTGCGCGAGAGCGCGCTCTTGCCGAAGCGCGACGCGGTGACGGAGCTCGGCTCGGCGAGCGCGGCCGTCACCCATCGATTCGCGGCGAAATCCTTCGACCTGGCGCGGCCGCTCGTGCCGATCCAGGCGAGCGCGGGCGCGGGGCGGCGCGAGGTGTACGACGCGCCGGGCGGCGGCACCAACATGGAGGCGATTCTCGAGGCGCGCGTGCGCGACCAGCGCGAGGCTCATATCGCGGCACACCAAGGGGTCGAGGGGCTGGCCATGAGCGTGAGGCCATTCCCGGGGCGCGCGCTCGCCGTGGAGGGGCATCCGCTCGCGCGCCTCGACGGGCGCTATCTCGTGACGCGCATCGACGTGCAGGGCGACGAGCACAAACCTTGCTCGACGAGGTTTTCCGCGATCCGCGCGAACGTTCCCTTCCGCCCGCTGCGCCTGACGCCCGAGGCCAAACAGGCGGGGCTCCAGCTCGGCCAGGTGGTGGGGCCGGACGGGCAGGAGGTACACCCGGACGAACTGGCGCGGGTGCGGACGATCTTGCACTGGGACAGGCTCGGGCCGCGCAATGAAAAGGGCGGCACGTGGATGCGCGTCGCGCAGCGGGGCGCGCCGGGCTCGATGCTCTTTCCGCGCATGGGCTGGAACGTGGCGACCTTCAACGAGGAGGGCGGCGTCGACGCGCCGAGCCTCCTCTGCCGCATTCACGACGGCGAGCATCCGCCCGAATACAAGCTCCCGTACAACATGACGCGCGTCGTGTGGAAGACGGCCACGGTCCCTGCGAACGGGACGACCAACGAGATCTATTTCGAGGACAAGGACGGCGCGGAGGAGATGTTCTGGAACGCCTCCCGCGACATGAACTACCGCGTCCTCGACGCGAAATACGAGACGGTGCGGAACGACTCCACGCGCACGATTGGCGTCAACCACGATCTCACGGTCGAGGACACCTTCGACGAGCGCGTGATCGGGGATCAACGCATCAGCGTCGGCGGGGACGAGACCCTGACCGTCGCTGGCACGCGGATGAAGACCGTCGCTGGCAACGAGGACGAGACCGTGGGCGGCTCGCGCACGCTCACCGTGGGTGGCGCACACATCGGCTCGGTGCGGGGCAATCGCACGCTCGTCGTGGGTGGCTCGCTGATCGAGCTCACGCCGAACAACATCACCATGCGGGCGCGCGATGCCCTGACGGTCGTGTGCGGCAGCGTGCTGAAAATCGCGGGCGAGGATGTCTCCGAGACGGCGCGCGAGATCGCGATCCAGGCTGTGGGTGGCTCGAAGTTGGAACTCGCCAAGAAGGACCGCTCGCTCGACGTCAGGAAAGATTACAACGAGAGCGTCGCCGGGCCGATCGTGCTGCAATCCAATGGCACGTACATGGACACCGCGGAGCTGACGTCGCTGTGGAAGGCGGCGGTCTCGCTCGTCGGGGAGGCGCCCGAAGTCCACATCGAGGCGGTGGAGACGGTGCGCATCAAATGCGGCGAGAGCATCCTCACGCTTACCAAGGATACCATCAGCATCACCGGCAAGGCCCTGGATCTGTCGGGCGCGCACCTCGACGCCGACGCCGCCCTCATCGAGCACAACTGA